The following proteins are encoded in a genomic region of Bubalus kerabau isolate K-KA32 ecotype Philippines breed swamp buffalo chromosome 15, PCC_UOA_SB_1v2, whole genome shotgun sequence:
- the MMP27 gene encoding matrix metalloproteinase-27 translates to MKNLLLLVFVTLSSAFPADRRMEDEENLQLTQAYLNQFYSLEIEGSHLAQSSNRSLIDGKIREMQAFFGLTVTGKLDSNTLEIMKTPRCGVPDVGQFGYTLPGWKKYNLTYRIVNYTPDMARADVDEAIQKGLEVWTKVTPLIFTKISKGIADIMIAFRTRVHGSCPRYFDGPLGVLGHAFPPGLGLGGDTHFDEDENWTKDGVGFSLFLVAAHEFGHSLGLSHSSDQTALMFPNYVSLDPSKYPLSQDDIKGIQSIYAGPPKVPEKPKGPTLPHACDPDLTFDAITTFRREVMFFKGRHIWRIYYDITDIEFELISSFWPSLPADIHAAYENPIDKILVFKDDNFWVIRGYAVLPDYPKSIYTLGFPRRVKKIDAAVCDRSSRKTYFFVGIWCWRYDEVTQTMDKGYPRRVVKYFPGIGLRVDAAFQHKGFFYFFRRSKQFEYDPKAKTVTRIMKTNTWLQCKEPLNSSSDFTISEGKVHSGVEMFHYKNLNFLIFSIVHMMNKIYSYQ, encoded by the exons ATGAAGAACCTTCTGCTTTTGGTCTTTGTAACACTGTCCTCTGCATTTCCTGCAGATCGAAGGATGGAAGATGAAGAGAACCTGCAACTGACCCAG GCATATCTCAACCAGTTCTACTCTCTTGAAATAGAAGGGAGTCATCTTGCTCAAAGCAGTAACAGAAGTCTCATAGATGGCAAAATCCGTGAAATGCAAGCGTTCTTTGGATTGACAGTGACTGGAAAACTGGACTCAAACACTCTGGAGATCATGAAGACACCCAGGTGTGGGGTGCCTGACGTGGGTCAGTTTGGCTATACTCTCCCCGGGTGGAAGAAGTACAACCTCACCTACAG AATTGTAAACTACACTCCTGATATGGCTCGAGCTGATGTGGATGAGGCTATCCAAAAAGGTTTAGAAGTATGGACCAAAGTCACTCCACTAATATTCACCAAGATTTCCAAAGGGATTGCTGACATCATGATTGCCTTTAGGACCCGAG TCCATGGTTCGTGTCCTCGTTACTTCGACGGCCCCTTGGGAGTCCTCGGCCATGCCTTTCCCCCTGGTCTGGGACTGGGTGGAGACACTCACTTTGATGAGGATGAGAACTGGACCAAGGACGGAGTAG GATTCAGCTTATTTCTCGTGGCAGCTCATGAATTTGGCCATTCACTGGGGCTCTCTCACTCCAGTGATCAAACAGCCTTGATGTTCCCAAACTATGTCTCCTTGGATCCTAGCAAATACCCACTTTCTCAGGACGATATCAAAGGAATCCAATCCATCTACG CAGGGCCACCTAAGGTACCTGAGAAGCCAAAGGGACCCACTCTACCTCATGCCTGTGACCCCGATTTGACTTTTGATGCTATCACCACTTTCCGCAGAGAAGTAATGTTCTTTAAAGGCAG GCACATATGGAGGATCTATTATGACATCACTGACATTGAATTTGAATTAATCTCTTCATTCTGGCCATCTCTGCCAGCTGATATTCACGCTGCATATGAGAACCCCATCGACAAGATTCTGGTTTTTAAAG ATGACAACTTCTGGGTGATCAGAGGATATGCTGTCTTACCAGATTATCCCAAATCCATCTATACTCTTGGCTTTCCAAGACGTGTGAAGAAAATTGATGCAGCTGTGTGTGACCGCAGCTCAAGAAAGACCTACTTCTTTGTGGGCATTTGGTGCTGGAG gTATGATGAAGTGACCCAAACCATGGACAAAGGGTACCCACGGAGAGTGGTAAAGTACTTCCCAGGAATTGGCCTCCGAGTGGACGCTGCTTTCCAACACAAAG GATTCTTCTATTTCTTCCGTAGATCAAAACAATTTGAATATGATCCTAAGGCAAAGACCGTTACCCGAATAATGAAAACCAATACTTGGCTTCAGTGTAAAGAACCGTTAAATTCATCATCTGATTTTACAATCAGTGAGGGAAAAGTACATTCAGGAGTGGAGATgtttcattataaaaatttaaattttcttatttttagtattGTTCACATGATGAACAAAATCTACAGTTACCAATAA